TTTTTCGGGTGCATCCCAGCAGGCGGAACTCCTCCCAGTGTAGAAAGTGGGGTCTCCTCTTTTCTCACAAGCACACCTGCCTCAGATTACTCTCTTCTGCCTGGTGCTGCTCCTTCCCTATGCTCCCTCACATGGACAACCCTCCCCTTACTTCCTCTTCCAAGCCTTACTTCATCTCCCCACTGGAAACTAACTCTCCTTCCTCTGAACTCTCAAGGCCCATCTTTAAGACTCTCCTACAAGATCTATAATACAAGGTACTAGCTGATTCCTTAGACTCCCTTCTTGTCTGTAAGTATTTTAAGGGCCTACAAAACTAATTTAATCAACTTTGTTTCTCTCACTGCATCTTCTAGATTGCTTTTACTTATGTTAGGTACTTAATATCTGTTCACTGATGAAGCAGAAAAATTGGATTattattatgtaatttatttatttatttttacatatatatatatatatatatatataggtataacacagaatttgtgggcttcccagctggtgctagtcgtaaagaacccacctgccaacgcaggagacataagaaacaggttcgatccctgggttgggaagatcccctggtggaggaaatggcaccccactccagtattcttgcctagagaatcccatggacagaagagcctcgtgggctacagtccatagggtcgcaaagggtcagacatgactgaagcgactaagcacacacacacacacacacagaattttctACGTGGCTGACATTTCCTAATTCTGTTCATCAACAGCACAGTGCTTCCTCCTTTAGTTCTGTAGGAACTGGGACCTCTCTGGTGCTTTCTTCACAAATCTACCTCCCAACTCAGCATGGACAGAGAGTACTGAATGCAGCCCTTCCAATAATGTTCAACTGCCCCACAACCTGATGTGACCCCTGACAGAGAATAAGAAATGTCTCCAGTGCcttttcaggctccaaaatcactgtggatggtgactgcagccatgaaattaaaagatgcttgctccttggaaagaaagctctgacaaacctagatagcatattaaaaagcagagacaacacgtCACTGACAAAGCCCGtccagtcaaaactatgatttttccactagtcatgtatggatgtaagagtagggctataaagaaggctgagggctgaagaactgaaacttttgaactgtggcgctggagaagactcttgagagtctcttggatagcaactaatcaatcttaaaggaaatcaaccctgaatattcattggaagaaatgatgctgaagctgaagctccaatactttggctagcCAAAGCAAAGAgccaagtcactggaaaagaccctgatgctgggaaagatttaaggcaaaaggagaagagggtgacagagaatgagatggtgagataacatcaatgactcaatggacatgagtttgagcaaactcagggagacagtgaaggacagggaagcctggtgtgctgcagtccatgtggtcaccaagagtcagacatgacttgtccaccaaacaacagcaacaaccagtGCCTTTGCTTACTTTTTAAAGCAGGGCATTTATCTTCATTCCTCCTTTTCCAACTTCATTCATCATTACTTCGAAATTACTACAGTAACCTCCAAAGAGTCTCAACAGTTAATCCTCAAGTGCCAAAACACTCCCTAGAGAAACACCTTCACTAGGCACTTCCCCATTCAAGAACCAACAATgagttttaaaatgcaaatacattAACAGTTTTATTGTTATGAAACCTTAAACAGCCACAAAAGTAGAGAATGGTATAATAAATCCCTCTGTTTCCATCACTAGCTTCAATAATGATCAGCTATCTGGTTTCATCTATACTGCCTCCAGCCATTCACAATGAAGCAAAAGGTGAAGATCCTATCActttcattcataaatatttctgtatatattcctaaaacattcttaaaaaaataagcataaagcTAAAACcatcaaatctaaaaaaaaaagataatttgaaattattatatATCTGGTCAGTATTCAAATTTCTGCAGTGATCTCTTAATGTTTTTTAATAGTGTTTGAGTCAGAACCTCAGTCCTATATTTCCATTGGTTACTATGGCTTTTAAGTCTTTTAATCCATAGTTCTCTTTCCTTCTAAACACAGctttaaaagtactttttaaattgacgtataatttatataaaataaaatgaacagaatTTCAGTGTAGAGTTTGATGAATTTTGgtaaatatgcatgtgtgtgtgagcaccTCCCTAATTTAGCCACAGAACATTTCTGACAATTCAGTAAATGCACACTTCCCACCAGCTGCCGTTTTCTAGATAATCTTCCCACTGGAGGCAACCACTCCTCTTCTCCAGAATTTGGTTTTATAAACTAGCTCCTCTAGTCAAGGTCCACCTTCTCAAGCAGGTGCCTGAGGATCCTTCACGGTGAACAAGGACAACTACTTCTTGCCTGGAGTAGTTAAACTGCTCAACAATTCTACCCTCTACTCACTCAGAGTGGTCTGGTGACTGAGTTACTCCCACCTCTCTGCCCTTCCTTACTAGGTGTCTTAACAGGCCTAGAATTTCAGCTTCCTTTACCAGCAGAATTCCACTCATTCTTTTCAAGGGTTGGCGTCATTTCTATTTCCTGTAATACATCCTGCCCTCTGTTCCCTTGGTCTTATACATCCCTTCTGTGAGAATGTAAGCTCCCTGAAGGCCCTCCATGCTACATTATGTGTCCTCTGCAGTGCTCTGAACAGTGCTGGATAATTGGAAGACTTCAGTAAGTGCCTGTGTAATTCAACAGAAAGTCACAGGGACTCTGTTAAGTCTAATGAGCAAGGCAAAGAACAATGATAAATGTTAAACTAGTTCTCATTAGCTGGGTCAGAGGAAATTTGTCACCTTTATTGTCAGAAAATGTTTTTCGGATTGTGTTGAAACTCTGGCTGCTCTTGAGTGACCCAGAAACAATTGCCTGATCTTGATAAAGACCCATTGTTTTTAGCGGGCATAGATAAGATGACACACACACCAGCTTTAAGACTGACAAATGACTGCTGTGTTCAAGTAAAACGCATGAAAAATGCAGCCAAAAAAGTCAAAACTAAAGTGGCCAACAAAATTCAATGGTCTCAACCTGGTTGCCCTTAGAATGCCTGAGTTGGGTGTAAGATACAATGAACTATATCTGCAGATGGATCCAGTATTAGTGGTTTTTAAAGTTCTGCAAGTGAGACTTCCCTCAGTGGCGAggaatcgcctgccaatgcagtagacacaggtttgatccctggtctgggggaATCCCGTATGCCGCGGAGCacctaagtccatgtgccacaactaccaagcctgtgctccggggtgggggatgggggtggtcggtaactaccgaagcctgcgagccctagagtccatgcttcaCAGCAGGAGAGGCTACCACAACcagaagcctgtgcgctgcagcTGGGGAGTGGCCcttacttgccacaactagagaaaagcccactcagcaacaaagacccagcatagccaaaaataaatgaataaataaaaaaattttttaaagttttgcaagtgattctaatgtgcagccaggatTACGAACCAGTGAATTAAATTAACCAATCAAAAATTTTGCTGAAAACAATGTAAAACTTGACTGTCGTAAACAAGAGTTTAGACTTTCCTttaagaagagccaactcattggaaaagactctgatcctaggaaagactgaaggcaaaaggagaagggggtggcagaggatgagatggttagctagcatcaccaactcaatggacatgattttaagcaaattctgggagatagtgaaggacagggaagcctggcgtgctgcagtttatggggtcacaaagagtcagatacaacttagcaaatgaacaacaaaaactgaTTTCACTCTATCAACTTGGACCATGTGAACTGTCAGGAATTACTGGTGGTTTAGTTAGCAGTCCTCGACCACTAATGGTAGAAGTCCATGACTAACAGTAAATGCCATGCAAACAGTAAGGGTTAAACAACAGGAATAGTCACCAAACATCTTCAGAATTCTGGTACACCGCCCAAGCTGCTCAAAATTCCCACAGTAGGCAACAGTTGTGCAGGTACCACTGGGGAGTCAGTGAACAGGGGAGGGGCAACTGCAGTCTTCGGTCATTAACTCAAGCTTATAATGGCCATAAATGCCAGTAAAGCATGAGCTCCGTTTTACAACTTGACCAGATTAGTGATAACTAAGACACAGCAAATGACAGAAATCTCAGTGTTCCAGAAAATAACAGCATCCTCAAAGCATTAATCTAATTCTAAAGTACATTTAGCATTTAATATATGGATAATTTTACTACAAGCTAAGGCAAactgtaatgaaaaataaaaactttttttcttatgtttttgacTTTAGAAATGTTAAAgctatatgcatgctaagtcgcttcagtcgtgtccaactctccatgaccccatggactggggcccgccaggctcctctgtccatgggattctcctggcaagaatactggagtgggattgccatgtcctcctccaggggatcttcccaacccagggattgaacctgagtctcttatatctcctgcattggcaggcaggttctttatcactagagccacttttatatattttaaaaaaccaatgaaaaacagagacagagaagctTTTAAATAAATCACCTCCTACAGTCTCCTCTGTGATATTTATCTGTCTAGAACGGGTATTGGTTGTTGGCACATAGCAAATATGTTTCTAAATTTGTTAGAAAAttgacttttataaataaaatggattttaaaagttGCTTTGTTCACATACTGTAGCTCTTCTGGCATGCtaactcatatttttatttataatgccAAGTACTTTCTGAAAACACAACTATGAACAGTGTGGCCAACTATTTAATTATGTTATTGTGCCAGATTTTCAGTTAaacatttgatttgatttttaaagaacatcTAGCTTACTTGTCAAAAAGAAGTAGGACTGAAATTTCTGAATCATAATGGAGGCCATTCATTTAGGCATTTTCTCAAAGTGTAACTAAGAATTCAAATGGGTCTAAAATAACACTTCTATTTTTTCCATAAGGAAAAGGGCTTGAGCACAAATGTACCCTTTTCAGTCTACATGTTAGTTTGGGGAACAGACAGTAGAGATTATTCATGAAGGATCGCCTTCACTGGTACACATTGCTTTTGAGTGGAAAGTATGTAGCTTTGATGGGGGAGACAGGACAATGCCTTTCTGTCTGTAGGCTCATCGCTCAGAGCTCTCCTTGAATACCCATGCTTGTGGCCACCAACATAAAGTCACTAAATGGTGAGAACTGCAGTGTAATAATTTCTAGGGCCATTTTAGTATTTTCCTGAGAGGTACCAGATAGCTGTCATGAATGTATCTAAAAATgagtatttggaaattaaaatgcTAAAGTGTATCAAGAATCAGATGCTCCCTCACCACAACCCCACCCACATTTAATTACACACCAATCCAAGACTTGACCCAGAAAACCCACACTGACAGGCTGCATTAACTAAAAATTGGGTTAAGCCGATGTGCTCTTGTGTTCTTCCAGATACAGCTAACGTTGTCCTCTCTATCCCAAGCTCATCTTCTCCCTAAACCTCAGAGAACTTAACAGAAGCTGAATTCTTCAAGcacttttattttcacattattcGGTGGCTAACATATACCTCCACAGGTTATCATTCATATTTCTGGTATATGTGTTTTTGCTTCCCAACTGGATTGCAAGTTCAAGGCTTCCACCACTCTCTCTGTTTCAGTACCACACTTTGCATACAGTTGACAACGAATTCGTAGCTATCAACTGATCTGAATAGAGATGAGGACAGAGCAAACTTTAAATATGTTTACTGAAATACAAATGACTTGCTGATTGAAGGAAGAACCAGTGATTGTAACCATCAACTATTACCAACAATTCCCTTCATCATTTATGAATGGACATCCAGGAACTAAATGCCACTTCTGTTCTTAAAAACCACCTATCTCTATGCTTTAGCCAGAAATGAACTGCATACTTCACAGATTCATTCAGAGTAGAAGTGTCAAAGTAAACTTGCATCTTTTCCCAGAGTGCATGTACTTATTTCACTAATACTCGTCTAAAATGATAAAGCATCAGTTtctcttttaagaaattattttcaaacaagAGTCAACTGAAGGGCTCACAAAGGGGGTAGGCCgattttaaatctttataaaagATTTTTCTCAGGGCTGAAGTGTTTTTCCCAAGGTCAGTAACAGATGTCCTAGATCTGTAATTTCAATCTGGGCGttgggtggggcggggtggggacgGTCAGCTATCCCTTTTCTGAGTCTGATAAAAATTAtgcactttctttaaaaaaattccaaacacAAAACTATTTCATGAAGCTATGGAGCCCAGATTAATAGCACTCATTTTAAGGCTGTTTATTCCACAGTATTTCCCAGAAATAGGACCTGAGTGTGCCTTACTGAGTGGTAGTAGTGGGTGGCAGCAGAAAATCatgaatttggggaaaaaatgttccTCAGATGAATCTGATGGGCAGTCTGGTGAAGAGCTAATTTTATAGAGTAATTCTGCTGAAAGGGCCCCATGCAAGAAAAATCTAAACCTACCCTCTCATGACACAGGAGGACACGGCAGTCCAATACCGCTTACCCTAGGTGTGACTGCAAGTTCTTGGGCAACCAGTACCAGACATCAGCTCTCTGACCTCTGGGTCAGAAGACTTTCACATCATGTTCTCACACACAATGTTCCAGAAACATTTGGTTTGGATTATTCATTACTAAAAGCAAATTGTGATTTTAAAGAGAGGTACTGGGACCAGTAAATGGTATATGATTTGAATTAAGGAAACTAACTAGAAACGGTATTTTGTAACGACCTTATTTTccctgtttttgctttggcttggATGTCTGTCTACAAAATTGCTTTCACAGTTACGGGAATGACTTCAAgttcataaatttttttctttagcaaaCCCAAGATAACTAAGAGTACAAATATGGAAGTTGATTTAAAAAGCAGTTCTTTTATTTGAGTATGAGAGATGAATTTTCTATAAATCATGTGGCAGGCAGTTAAGTTCCACAGTTATAGATAGTTCTGTTTGTTGCTCAGAGACCGTCACATATTTTTAGAGTATTTGTAACTGCAAGTCATTTGTCTAGAatattctctctccttctcctctcctcacaggtaaaaaaaaaaaagaaagaaagaaaaagtaatccACTTCTCAAACCAAAACAATCCAGTTAATTCACAGAAAGAATAACCATGTTTTTCCTGAGGTTTCTGAGAAACTTATTTCCTCTTAACCTTTTAAttccatgaaagaaaatattaaatacattaaaagtacTTTACAGATCATCTTTGATTACCATCAAATTCAGATGCATCAAAACTGTGACATTATCTctcaaattctgaaaaaaatgtcTGTGATGTTTCATGTGAAAAATACATAGGCCATATATGATTCAAATATCAAAAAATGATGTCTCTGAAATATAGAATTGCACCCCTGAACATACCAAACACAAGGGTTTACCCCATGACAGCATGAGGGAGGCTCTCAGTATTTTGTGTTCTTCTGAACTGTTAACTTGTTATAAGTACATACTCCAGTTATAACTTCAAGAAACTGAACAGGAGTGCAAGGCATTATTATCGTGCTgttaaaataatgctattttggatattaaaaagTGATACCTTCCGATCTTCAACCCTTGGAAAACTGAAGAGGATTCTCTGGGCTTGGTACTAATATACACCTAGTTTAATTTGGAGCTTCATTTTGAGCTTTGACACAGATTACGGAAGAATCTGAATTGAAAATTTATTCTACTCTTTTTGTGTTTTCGCATTGCTGTAGTTCTTTATCTTGATAAAAGTGTTACCTGGAGAGGTATAACaatggggggcaggggaaggCAATGGCTAGGCAGAATTATGAAGACAAAAATCTGCATTAAACACAAAAGACTATTCATAGCATGTTTGTTTGGCAGTTTGTTCTAGACCTACCTTTCCATTTTTGTAAGTATGGAAAACAGTTAACAGCAAGGACAGCCAGCATTTACACTTTGTGCTGCAGACTATTCCAAACGCTTCATTCATACTGATTCACTAAAGATTCATTTCAACCCTGTGAGGGAACAAAGACAACCTGTCCTAGTGCTGAGAAGGAACTCGAACCCAGAACACCTGGCTTTGGAGCCCAAAAGTAAATTCTTTAAACTAAAATACTAGGTTCCTGTAAGTGATCATTTATATACAGAAATGTATTCTAGACTGTACATGAGCAATGTTCTCTAGTGTTCAGGGTGCACAATAAGCTGGacacactttcactcttcacagCCTGTATGTTGAGATCTCTACTCTATCAAGTCGCTTTCATTTTCACCCCATACAACACACACCagataataaaattttacttctctAGGTTAAGTTCCCAACCAAATTCCTTCATTAGAACTttaaagcaaaatacaaatgTGATGGGAATTACAGAAATACTTTAAAGTTGTTCTTGTGTGCTCCAAGAGGGAGCTGCCACTATGATCAAATAAGtgctataaaaaatatttatgttttgttcATGAATGTTGTAGGTTTCCTAGATTTTAGCTGATTATTTAGGTGTTTATGTGCAGGGTCAGATCTAAACAGTGATGTCTGGAATGTCAGGGTGACTGGAAATAAGACCAAAAAACACTGCAACACAGCCAGACAAAACCACCACCCGAGTCTTGATGCTCCGGGTATCAGGCGGATTACACCAACGATACAGCTGAATATTTCTGGCAAGAATGTGAAATAGAAACCCTggtttggggaggagggaggaagcctAGCAGGAAAACGCTCTTAGAATGGATGATGCACTGTACCATCTGTGTCTGGAGGTATTTAAGAGTCTCATTTTTGACTTCAACATCTGacatcatgatttttaaaaagcagtggaaACAGACATATTATTAGTTACTTAAGACCTTGCTTTAGTTCACACATCATTTTAATCCCTTTACTCTAACTAAAATGACTCCCTATATATTCATTCGACTCTTGATTCCAAAAGGCAAAAATCTGTTATACATCAGCTGTCACTGTCATGTTCATTTTTCCTTCCGCAATAAGCTATCTGTTTCACAGCACAGTTACTAAAAAACGAACATTAATTCATGTTTGCGGGTGAAACCTCAGAAGAtacaaaaataatctattttgaaaaaaccgtgaaaaaaaaataatctatttcagTCTATGTTAACCATTGCCTTTTTGGCTGTTGAGGGAAACaaagaatttgaaatttttgttaaCTTATATTTAAGTCTCTGCTGCATGTTTTCACATAAATTTAATGCACACCATACCAATCACTTAaagcattttaattcattttatgtgTAGCACTTGGCTAGAGCAGAGAGTGTGCTTTTAGTAACTCTGCAAACCTCACACTACTGTTTAGCATGTCAACAAAAGAAACCAGACTGGCACGCTAGCAGCACTACCCCAAGGATAACAAAGGTCCCTGTGCTCACTGTAAGCCAGTGATGAACACACTGACAATCTTATGGGATGGATGTCCTTTGAATGACCATTTCACAATGAAGTATAAAGAAGGATGACATTCCTTCCCTAAGGCACATTGGTTCATGAGAGGTGAAGAGCCAGGAATGGAACTCAGTGGTAGGATGATAATATGCACAATGAGAACCACACGCAACTGACAAGGGAGCTCATTTTAGTGCGGCTCACAGGGAAATAGCATGTGTCACTGAATCTTCCAGGGTAATTTCTTCATTATAaacttcaatttaaagaaaagcaagggtGAACAGGAACCCCAATGAACAAGGGAAAATATGAGAAATACAAAAAATGTAAGCCTCTAACAAAAGAACAGTGTTGGAAAGGCCTCCCTTCTCTCAGAGTTCTGGCTCCCTGTCAGAGGCCTTCCTGGACCATCCTATCTCCAGCAGTCCCCACCTCTCCACCATCACTCACTGTTTCTCTAAGTGGAGTTCTTTTCTTCATAACATGTGCCACTTCCCAacatatttaagtatatttttattgcCTGTGCCCCAACTGGAATAATGTAAGTACTATGAGAACAGGACCCCATATCTATACTTAAAACAGAGCAGGAATTTAATCATtatttgctgaattaatgaaTTTGCATGAATTGACAGAGTCTCTCTCCCCTAAAAGTTTTAGTTAAAAACACTTCATACcggtattttttttattgatcGTATACAGGTAATTGTGGTTGAAAACAGTGCAGGCTGCCCTGTGTAAAATCAGCAAGTAAATAACTAAAAGACAGCTATCAAACTAGCAGCCTCAGAAGACAGCCCCTAAGCCAGGCAACAGAACTTGGCTTTTCTTCTTCTAGTCTTAGTCCTCAGCCGGGGAACGAAACTACCAGATAATGAGAATCAGCAGAGCTGTTTATGGGTTTAGATTCTTGGTTTTCGTTCTACCTATTACCATTCTAAAGTCTTCTCCATGGTTCAAAAAATTGGCtccagcagttaaaaaaaaaaaaatctctcctagATTTCCACTGTCCCCACCCTCCCTCACTCCTAGGTCCCTCAGAAGTGCCACCTACCTGTGACCTTACCCAAGCTAGTTTTCAGGAAGTCAGGGTGCCTGAGCTCTTCAAGGCTTGCAGACTTCATGACAGAGTTGATTGATGATAAGGTGCTGATGAGCTGGGAGTTGAGGGAGCCAATCTGTGAGTGAGGTTCCCCAAAAGCTTCTGCCAGTTCACTGTAGTTCTCAGCCAGCAGCGCCTGCTGTTCCGCCAACAGCTTCTGGACACGCTCGATGTAGTGATCCAAGCCTGTCTCCATCCCAGAcggtgcctggggctgggggctctCCACGAACTCTCCTACAGGCTCGTCCCCAACACCTACACTCCTCCGGCTGCCTGTCGGCCCCACAGTCAACTGGGGAGGACCACATGCTATGGTCCTCATTCTGAGGCCAACCAGATAGTTGTCGTTAATACTGATCTGCCCCACGCCTGACTCTTTGGTCTTCACAGCTGATGGCCTGTCAAACCCAGCGTTGCCAGAGAGCACCGTCCCCACTCCGATGGACCGCATCTTGGTGGAGCTGACGTCCTTGACCCGGCCTTCTCCCACGGCTACTGTCCGCATCTCCACAGTGTGGGTGCTGGTCTGCTTGTCCACAGTGCTAAGGGAAGTGTTGGTAAAGGATTCTGTGAGAGTGGCCACCTCAGTGTTGGTGAACTGGCTCACCTGTTCTACAACTGTGCTGGTGTGCTGGCTCACAGTTCGAGGCACTGCCATGACGGCAGCTTCCACCTGGCTGACAGCCTCTGTGTTCACACTTCGGGAGGCGCACTCCTTTGGAGAGCAGACGGTCACATCAACAGAGCAATCTCCGCAGCCAATGGAGCGCACTTCTTTGAGATTCAGGTTGGTCCTGAGGAGTGCCAGGTCATTCACGGACTCCTCCGTGTTGCTGCCTGTTTCACAGACACTGATGTCCATACCTACGCTCTTGTCACACATTTCCACCGAACGCCCAATACATCTGTCATGCATTTCCACCCTTTCCTTAACAATCCACCAATTCATGGGCAGCTCAGGCCCCACCTCTTTATTCTCATGATCGGGCTGGCAGGAGATGCCTACACTACTTGTCTGCACACATGTCCCCACACATGTGTCAACCACATCCACGTGACTGCCAGCCATTTGGTCTCTGGTGGGTACCACCGCCTCCACCATCTTGCTGAAAACAAGCGGCTGGGCCATCATGGCTTTATCAACTTTTTTCCTCGAGCCAGCAGCTTGCAGCTCTTGCTTGAGTTTAGTCATCTCCCGGTCATGGGTGGTTTCTTTAAGCTGTACTTCCAGGCGATAGATTTTATCCTTTAAGGCTTCTATCGTTTGCTGTTGCAGCTCAATTTCTTTGTCAGCTTCAGTAGTCACTCCAAGCATGGCTTCTGTCACACTGACCCCAGAATTCCTTGTCTCAGTGACCATGCCGACAGCGGCATCCTTACAGGACCTGGCGCCCCTGCAGTACACAACAATGTCATTCATGTCCTCATCGGCACCCACAGCCACAGACCGGAACTCTTGAGGCTGACACTCCCCATTCCCCCTGAGCTCTGAGGAGGCCTCATAGCTGCTGTCCTGGATCTTCTGCTCCAGGGCCTGCATGTCTGCTGTGAGCTGCCGGAATTCCTTTATCCTCTGGGTGCTCTGCTCCACgctctccatttcttcctcctcatAGTCAATGTATAATTCCCCACCACTCCTCCGGGTCCTGGACAGCTGTTCCAGCTGGGATGCATTCCCAGCGCTGTAGGACCGCTTTCTCACACCACAGACATCGTTCTGGGATGCCGCTCTTTGGTTTTTCAGCTGTGAAGCcaactgtcttttctcctc
This portion of the Bubalus bubalis isolate 160015118507 breed Murrah chromosome 3, NDDB_SH_1, whole genome shotgun sequence genome encodes:
- the KANK1 gene encoding KN motif and ankyrin repeat domain-containing protein 1 isoform X5 gives rise to the protein METRRRLEQERVTMQVAPGEFRRPRLASFGGMGSTSSLSSFLGSGNHNPTMPQLQNGYQGNGDYGGYAPAAATTSSMGSSIRHSPLSSGISTPVTNVSPMHLQHIREQMAIALKRLKELEEQVRTIPVLQVKISVLQEEKRQLASQLKNQRAASQNDVCGVRKRSYSAGNASQLEQLSRTRRSGGELYIDYEEEEMESVEQSTQRIKEFRQLTADMQALEQKIQDSSYEASSELRGNGECQPQEFRSVAVGADEDMNDIVVYCRGARSCKDAAVGMVTETRNSGVSVTEAMLGVTTEADKEIELQQQTIEALKDKIYRLEVQLKETTHDREMTKLKQELQAAGSRKKVDKAMMAQPLVFSKMVEAVVPTRDQMAGSHVDVVDTCVGTCVQTSSVGISCQPDHENKEVGPELPMNWWIVKERVEMHDRCIGRSVEMCDKSVGMDISVCETGSNTEESVNDLALLRTNLNLKEVRSIGCGDCSVDVTVCSPKECASRSVNTEAVSQVEAAVMAVPRTVSQHTSTVVEQVSQFTNTEVATLTESFTNTSLSTVDKQTSTHTVEMRTVAVGEGRVKDVSSTKMRSIGVGTVLSGNAGFDRPSAVKTKESGVGQISINDNYLVGLRMRTIACGPPQLTVGPTGSRRSVGVGDEPVGEFVESPQPQAPSGMETGLDHYIERVQKLLAEQQALLAENYSELAEAFGEPHSQIGSLNSQLISTLSSINSVMKSASLEELRHPDFLKTSLGKVTGSNLEYTCKCGGLQSGGPLNSQTSLQEAGTMEGKPIGSQDTFPTQESMLSPVNLTDDQIAAGLYVCTNNESTLKSIMKKKDANKDSNGAKKNLQFVGINGGYETTSSDDSSSDESSSSESDDECDVPEYPPEEEEEEEEDEDTRGMAEGHHAVNVEGFTSTRVEDEMQVPECEPEKVEIRERYELSEKMLSACNLLKNNINDPKALTSKDMRFCLNTLQHEWFRVSSQKSAIPAMVGDYIAAFEAISPEVLRHVINMADGNGNTALHYSVSHSNFEIVKMLLDADVCNVDHQNKAGYTPIMLAALAAVEAEKDMQVVEELFACGDVNAKASQAGQTALMLAVSHGRIDMVKGLLACGADVNIQDDEGSTALMCASEHGHVEIVKLLLAQPGCNGHLEDNDGSTALSIALEAGHKDIAVLLYAHVNFAKAPSPGTPRLGRKTSPGPTHRGSFD